Proteins from a genomic interval of Marmoricola sp. OAE513:
- a CDS encoding SigE family RNA polymerase sigma factor codes for MSEPTMTQAATVRDVRDPGEFAAWMEARQQKLLRTAYLLTGNVHEAEDLVQTALAKVYLAWDRVSAAQNVDAYARKILVNEHTSMWRRLWRQRETVSDTTTYDVPVDAQEYDGVGAALWESVKSLPERQRAVVVLRYYEQLSEKEAAEALGVSVGTIKSQSSRALDTLRAQLGSRTDLAGWEATS; via the coding sequence ATGAGCGAGCCCACCATGACCCAAGCAGCAACCGTGCGCGACGTCCGCGACCCCGGTGAATTCGCTGCGTGGATGGAGGCACGCCAGCAGAAGCTGTTGCGCACGGCGTACCTGCTGACCGGGAACGTCCACGAGGCCGAGGACCTGGTGCAGACGGCGCTCGCCAAGGTCTACCTCGCGTGGGACCGCGTCTCCGCGGCACAGAACGTCGACGCCTACGCCCGCAAAATCCTCGTCAACGAGCACACCTCGATGTGGCGGCGGCTCTGGCGCCAGCGCGAGACCGTCAGCGACACCACGACGTACGACGTCCCGGTCGACGCCCAGGAGTACGACGGCGTTGGCGCCGCGCTCTGGGAGAGCGTGAAGTCGCTGCCCGAGCGGCAGCGCGCGGTCGTCGTCCTGCGCTACTACGAACAGCTCTCCGAGAAGGAAGCCGCCGAGGCCCTCGGGGTCTCGGTCGGCACCATCAAGTCCCAGTCCAGCCGCGCGCTGGACACGCTGCGAGCCCAGCTCGGCTCGCGCACCGATCTCGCCGGATGGGAGGCCACCTCATGA
- the tsaD gene encoding tRNA (adenosine(37)-N6)-threonylcarbamoyltransferase complex transferase subunit TsaD, giving the protein MSKNEPLVLGIETSCDETGIGIVRGHTLLADAVASSVEEHARFGGVVPEVASRAHLEAMVPTLERACDTAGIALADVDAIAVTSGPGLAGALLVGVAAAKALAIALEKPLYGVNHLASHVAVDQLEHGALPDPCLALLVSGGHSSLLRVDDVTQSVTPLGATIDDAAGEAFDKVARLLGLPFPGGPHIDRVAREGNSVAIDFPRGLTSRKDLERHRFDFSFSGLKTAVARWVEAREASGEPVPVPDVAAAFQEAVVDVLVRKAIDAAATEGIEDILIGGGVAANSRLRYVAEERATAKGIRVRVPRPGLCTDNGAMVAALGSEMVARGRTPSALDLPADSSMLVSHILN; this is encoded by the coding sequence GTGAGCAAGAACGAACCCCTGGTCCTGGGCATCGAGACCTCGTGCGACGAGACCGGCATCGGCATCGTCCGCGGGCACACCTTGCTGGCGGACGCAGTGGCGTCCTCGGTCGAGGAGCACGCGCGCTTCGGCGGCGTCGTCCCCGAGGTCGCCTCGCGCGCGCACCTCGAGGCGATGGTCCCGACACTGGAACGCGCCTGCGACACCGCGGGCATCGCGCTGGCCGATGTCGACGCGATCGCGGTGACATCGGGACCGGGTCTCGCGGGTGCGCTGCTGGTCGGAGTCGCCGCTGCGAAGGCGCTGGCCATCGCGCTGGAGAAGCCGTTGTACGGCGTCAACCACCTGGCCTCGCACGTCGCGGTCGACCAGCTCGAGCACGGCGCGCTCCCCGACCCGTGCCTGGCACTGCTCGTCTCGGGCGGACACTCATCCCTGCTCCGCGTCGACGACGTCACCCAGTCGGTCACCCCGCTCGGCGCGACCATCGACGACGCCGCGGGGGAGGCCTTCGACAAGGTCGCCCGGCTGCTCGGCCTTCCGTTCCCGGGCGGTCCGCACATCGACCGGGTGGCACGCGAGGGCAACAGCGTCGCCATCGACTTCCCGCGCGGGCTCACCTCACGCAAGGACCTCGAGCGGCACCGCTTCGACTTCTCGTTCTCCGGCCTGAAGACCGCGGTCGCCCGCTGGGTCGAGGCGCGCGAGGCCAGCGGCGAGCCGGTCCCCGTGCCCGACGTCGCCGCGGCGTTCCAGGAGGCCGTCGTCGACGTGCTCGTCCGCAAGGCCATCGACGCGGCCGCGACCGAGGGCATCGAGGACATCCTCATCGGTGGTGGCGTCGCGGCGAACTCGCGGCTGCGCTACGTGGCCGAGGAGCGGGCGACCGCGAAGGGCATCCGCGTGCGGGTGCCGCGGCCGGGCCTGTGCACCGACAACGGCGCGATGGTTGCGGCGCTCGGGTCGGAGATGGTCGCGAGAGGTCGAACGCCGTCGGCGCTCGACCTCCCGGCCGATTCATCGATGCTCGTCAGTCACATCCTCAACTGA
- a CDS encoding GNAT family N-acetyltransferase: MIRPANPADAGAIAVLEAECQGVDAWSAALVEDGVTGDLPTIQYLVSEDGGSLNGYAVASYAGDIAELQRIGVATGARRQGIASALLDAVVAHAPSTGADRMLLEVRADNHGALSFYAAKAFVEIDRRARYYKDGVDAVVMRLPLVAGCGGRS, translated from the coding sequence GTGATCCGCCCGGCGAACCCCGCGGACGCGGGCGCGATCGCCGTGCTCGAGGCTGAGTGCCAGGGCGTGGACGCCTGGAGCGCCGCGCTCGTCGAGGACGGCGTCACCGGCGACCTGCCCACCATCCAGTACCTGGTCTCCGAGGACGGCGGCAGCCTCAACGGCTACGCCGTCGCCTCGTACGCCGGCGACATCGCCGAGCTGCAGCGGATCGGGGTGGCCACCGGCGCACGTCGTCAGGGCATCGCCTCGGCGCTGCTCGACGCGGTCGTCGCGCACGCGCCGAGCACCGGCGCGGACCGGATGCTGCTGGAGGTGCGGGCGGACAACCACGGCGCGCTGTCCTTCTACGCGGCCAAGGCCTTCGTCGAGATCGACCGCCGGGCCCGTTACTACAAGGACGGTGTGGATGCCGTCGTGATGCGGCTGCCGTTGGTCGCGGGCTGCGGAGGTCGCTCGTGA
- the tsaB gene encoding tRNA (adenosine(37)-N6)-threonylcarbamoyltransferase complex dimerization subunit type 1 TsaB, whose translation MLLAFDTATPHVTVALHDGDRVVAEYSSSESMKHGEMLAPGIADVLATAAATSRDVTAVAVGVGPGPFTGLRVGLVTARTMAMALGIPVYGVCSLDILAAEAMDAGHDEFLIATDARRKEVYLAAYASRQRVGGPEVVKPADVATDQLVIGRGALLYPDAFPNAAGPEHPDAAVLADVVVRERFELLDPDPLYLRRPDAVESSAPEKVTT comes from the coding sequence ATGCTCCTCGCCTTCGACACCGCGACGCCGCACGTCACCGTGGCCCTGCACGACGGGGACCGCGTGGTCGCGGAGTACTCCTCCTCGGAGTCGATGAAGCACGGCGAGATGCTGGCGCCCGGGATCGCGGACGTGCTCGCCACCGCCGCTGCCACCAGCCGCGACGTCACCGCCGTGGCCGTGGGTGTCGGCCCGGGTCCGTTCACCGGCCTGCGGGTCGGCCTGGTCACCGCGCGCACGATGGCGATGGCCCTGGGCATCCCGGTGTACGGCGTCTGCTCGCTCGACATCCTCGCCGCCGAGGCGATGGATGCCGGGCACGACGAGTTCCTGATCGCGACCGACGCCCGCCGCAAGGAGGTCTACCTCGCGGCGTACGCGAGCCGGCAGCGCGTCGGCGGACCGGAGGTCGTGAAGCCGGCCGACGTCGCCACCGACCAGCTGGTCATCGGGCGCGGCGCCCTGCTCTACCCCGACGCCTTCCCGAACGCCGCCGGTCCCGAGCACCCCGACGCCGCGGTGCTGGCCGACGTGGTCGTGCGCGAGCGCTTCGAGCTGCTCGACCCCGACCCGCTGTACCTGCGTCGCCCGGACGCGGTCGAGTCGAGCGCCCCCGAGAAGGTGACGACGTGA
- the tsaE gene encoding tRNA (adenosine(37)-N6)-threonylcarbamoyltransferase complex ATPase subunit type 1 TsaE — protein sequence MTDIREVGAERAEDVLALIHASFADRPVLDPPATAMDETLGTVSAALAAHGGLIAVHDDEPVGTLLFADEGPLLGLRRVGVVESARGDGIAGLLAYRAALVAEARGKVGLRLEARSELPATVRFWQQNGYVEAARDGTRLDMLRLLPAAVDLPAPEDTKDVGRRLGGQLAAGDLLILTGDLGAGKTTFTQGLGEGLGVRGPVTSPTFVIARVHPSLGDGPELVHVDAYRLGDSAELDDLDLDTDLDEAVTVVEWGSGLAEALASDRLELRLERAADDVRTLTVTPVGRRWIPVLAAGDLAAALR from the coding sequence GTGACCGACATCAGGGAGGTCGGTGCCGAACGGGCCGAGGACGTGCTCGCGCTGATCCATGCATCCTTCGCCGACCGCCCGGTCCTGGACCCGCCGGCAACCGCGATGGACGAGACGCTCGGGACCGTGTCCGCCGCGCTCGCTGCCCACGGCGGTCTGATCGCCGTGCACGACGACGAGCCGGTCGGCACGCTCCTCTTCGCCGACGAGGGTCCGCTGCTCGGGCTCCGGCGCGTCGGAGTGGTCGAGTCCGCCCGGGGCGACGGCATCGCCGGCCTGCTGGCCTACCGGGCCGCTCTGGTCGCCGAGGCTCGTGGCAAGGTCGGCCTGCGGCTCGAGGCACGCTCCGAGCTGCCGGCGACGGTGCGCTTCTGGCAGCAGAACGGGTACGTCGAGGCCGCCCGTGACGGCACCCGGCTCGACATGCTCCGTCTCCTCCCTGCTGCCGTCGATCTTCCGGCTCCCGAGGACACGAAGGACGTAGGACGACGGCTCGGCGGGCAGCTCGCGGCCGGGGACCTGCTCATCCTCACCGGCGACCTCGGTGCCGGGAAGACCACCTTCACCCAGGGGCTCGGCGAGGGCCTCGGCGTCCGCGGTCCGGTGACGTCGCCGACCTTCGTGATCGCCCGGGTGCACCCGTCGCTGGGCGACGGTCCCGAGCTGGTGCACGTCGACGCCTACCGGCTGGGTGACTCTGCGGAGCTGGACGACCTCGACCTCGACACCGACCTCGACGAGGCCGTCACCGTCGTGGAGTGGGGGAGCGGCCTGGCCGAGGCTCTCGCGAGCGACCGGCTCGAGCTCCGCCTGGAGCGCGCAGCGGACGACGTACGAACCCTGACCGTGACTCCGGTGGGCCGGCGCTGGATCCCGGTCCTCGCCGCTGGCGACCTCGCTGCGGCCCTTCGATAA
- the alr gene encoding alanine racemase: MSSHEEYRRAEIVVDLSVIQRNVENLCDAVAASTDGPAVMVVVKADGYGHGLFGSARAARAGGATWLGVADRDEALDLRGDGDTGRILAWLAMPGEDFAPLIEADVDVAAYSIEQLGEIVEGAKAAGRQARVHLKVDTGLSRGGAPLQAWPALITAARTAEVDGHVKVAGIWSHLACADQPEHEANDEQEANFEAALAVAEKAGLEPEVRHLANSAAALLRPSAWYDLVRFGIAAYGLSPAPAVIPADELGIVPAMTVHARAALTKDLAPGDAVSYGHTFTVDQPMRVALVPLGYGDGIPRHASSTAQVFARGRRGRLLGTVCMDQVVVEVPRGTVAGDEVVMFGPGTGGEPTAQEWAEWCGTISYEIVTRIGGNAGRAERRWTDDDGSLV, encoded by the coding sequence ATGAGCAGCCACGAGGAGTACCGCCGCGCCGAGATCGTCGTCGACCTCAGCGTCATCCAGCGCAACGTCGAGAACCTGTGCGACGCGGTCGCCGCGAGCACCGACGGTCCGGCCGTGATGGTCGTGGTCAAGGCCGACGGCTACGGCCACGGTCTCTTCGGGAGTGCCCGAGCAGCCCGCGCCGGCGGTGCGACCTGGCTCGGGGTGGCCGACCGCGACGAGGCGCTCGACCTGCGCGGTGACGGTGACACCGGTCGCATCCTGGCCTGGCTCGCCATGCCCGGCGAGGACTTCGCACCCCTCATCGAGGCCGACGTCGACGTGGCGGCGTACTCGATCGAGCAGCTCGGGGAGATCGTCGAGGGTGCCAAGGCGGCCGGTCGCCAGGCCCGCGTGCACCTCAAGGTCGACACCGGTCTCTCGCGCGGGGGTGCGCCGCTGCAGGCCTGGCCCGCGCTCATCACCGCCGCCCGGACGGCCGAGGTCGACGGGCACGTCAAGGTCGCCGGCATCTGGTCGCACCTGGCCTGCGCCGACCAGCCCGAGCACGAGGCGAACGACGAGCAGGAGGCGAACTTCGAGGCCGCTCTCGCGGTTGCCGAGAAGGCGGGTCTCGAGCCGGAGGTGCGGCACCTGGCGAATTCGGCCGCAGCGCTGCTACGTCCGAGCGCCTGGTACGACCTGGTCCGGTTCGGCATCGCGGCGTACGGGCTCTCGCCGGCTCCTGCCGTCATCCCGGCCGATGAGCTCGGCATCGTCCCGGCCATGACCGTGCACGCCCGCGCCGCCCTGACCAAGGACCTCGCACCGGGGGACGCGGTCTCCTACGGGCACACCTTCACCGTCGATCAGCCGATGCGGGTCGCGCTGGTCCCGCTCGGCTACGGCGACGGCATCCCCCGGCACGCCTCCTCGACGGCGCAGGTGTTCGCCCGCGGTCGCCGCGGTCGGCTCCTCGGCACCGTGTGCATGGACCAGGTCGTCGTGGAGGTGCCGCGCGGCACCGTCGCGGGCGACGAGGTCGTGATGTTCGGGCCCGGCACGGGCGGTGAGCCGACGGCCCAGGAGTGGGCCGAGTGGTGCGGCACGATCTCCTACGAGATCGTCACCCGGATCGGAGGGAACGCCGGACGGGCCGAGCGTCGCTGGACCGACGACGACGGGTCCCTGGTGTGA
- a CDS encoding bifunctional ADP-dependent NAD(P)H-hydrate dehydratase/NAD(P)H-hydrate epimerase — MRRAHTVDQVRRAEDAVLARVPEGALMQRAAHGLAVAIADLLGGVYGRDVLLLVGSGDNGGDALYAGAALARRGARVQAVLLSETVHAGGLAALKAGYGEVVAAPDARRPDVLVDGIVGIGGRPGLRPDAAAALALFDSVPVVAVDVPSGVGVDTGELDGPHVRADVTVTFGTHKICHLVDPAAQACGVVTLVDLELPLPPAPIEALQAADVAALLPRPEAAAHKYTRGVVGVSAGSDAYPGAAVLCTSGAAGGLAGMVRYVGAAVDAVRARHPGVVVGEGRVQAWVVGSGGHDQAEAALARALEDGVPTVVDADALAHLPPAGTGDLVLTPHAGELASLLGVDRAEVEAAQLAHARAAAERFGAVVLLKGRHSITARPDGRARVTTSGLPWLAVAGAGDVLAGVVGALLAAGLDPFDAASVGSWLHGAAAVQAGGGGPVTPEAVADAIGAVVGDLLG, encoded by the coding sequence ATGCGACGAGCACACACGGTGGACCAGGTGCGGCGGGCTGAGGACGCGGTGCTCGCGCGGGTGCCCGAGGGTGCCTTGATGCAGCGGGCGGCCCACGGCTTGGCGGTCGCGATCGCGGACCTGCTGGGCGGGGTCTACGGCCGCGACGTGCTGCTGCTGGTCGGTTCCGGTGACAACGGCGGCGACGCCCTGTACGCCGGCGCGGCGCTGGCGCGGCGCGGAGCGCGGGTCCAGGCGGTGCTGCTCTCGGAAACGGTGCACGCCGGCGGGCTGGCGGCGCTGAAGGCCGGGTACGGCGAGGTGGTCGCGGCACCGGACGCTCGACGCCCTGACGTGCTCGTCGACGGCATCGTCGGCATCGGGGGCCGACCCGGGCTGCGCCCCGATGCCGCGGCCGCGCTCGCGCTCTTCGACAGTGTTCCGGTGGTCGCGGTGGACGTGCCCTCGGGGGTCGGGGTCGACACCGGTGAGCTCGACGGGCCGCACGTGCGTGCCGACGTCACGGTCACCTTCGGCACCCACAAGATCTGTCATCTCGTCGATCCGGCCGCGCAGGCGTGCGGCGTCGTCACGCTGGTCGACCTCGAGCTGCCCCTGCCGCCTGCCCCCATCGAGGCGCTGCAGGCGGCCGACGTGGCCGCGCTGCTGCCGCGACCGGAGGCGGCAGCGCACAAGTACACCCGCGGTGTCGTCGGTGTGAGCGCCGGTTCTGACGCCTACCCCGGCGCCGCCGTGCTCTGCACCTCCGGTGCTGCCGGCGGTCTCGCCGGCATGGTCCGGTACGTCGGCGCCGCGGTGGACGCCGTCCGGGCACGACACCCCGGCGTCGTGGTCGGCGAGGGTCGCGTGCAGGCCTGGGTCGTCGGATCCGGCGGGCACGACCAGGCGGAGGCGGCCCTGGCCCGCGCCCTGGAGGACGGCGTGCCGACGGTGGTCGATGCCGACGCGCTCGCCCACCTGCCGCCCGCCGGCACCGGGGATCTCGTGCTGACCCCGCACGCGGGCGAGCTCGCCTCCCTGCTCGGCGTCGACCGCGCCGAGGTCGAGGCCGCCCAGCTCGCTCACGCTCGTGCTGCGGCCGAGCGTTTCGGGGCGGTCGTCCTGCTCAAGGGGCGGCACTCGATCACCGCCCGTCCCGACGGTCGTGCCCGGGTGACCACCAGCGGGCTGCCGTGGTTGGCCGTCGCCGGGGCCGGTGACGTCCTGGCCGGCGTGGTGGGTGCGCTGCTCGCCGCAGGCCTCGACCCGTTCGACGCCGCCTCGGTCGGGTCCTGGCTGCACGGGGCCGCAGCGGTGCAGGCGGGCGGCGGCGGGCCGGTGACCCCTGAGGCCGTCGCCGACGCGATCGGTGCCGTCGTGGGCGACCTCCTGGGCTGA
- a CDS encoding holo-ACP synthase — MTVLGVGIDVVDVARFEASLTRTPSLRDKLFTANEAVLPVESLAARFAAKEALAKALGAPGDLEWHDAEVVRLPSGQPTMELRGTCLRRATELGGTSWHLSLSHDGGIATAILILS, encoded by the coding sequence GTGACCGTCCTGGGTGTGGGCATCGACGTCGTCGACGTCGCGCGCTTCGAGGCGTCGCTGACCCGCACGCCGAGCCTCCGCGACAAGCTGTTCACCGCGAACGAAGCCGTCCTGCCCGTCGAGTCGCTGGCCGCGCGGTTCGCCGCCAAGGAAGCGCTCGCCAAGGCCCTCGGTGCCCCGGGCGACCTGGAGTGGCACGACGCCGAGGTGGTCCGGCTGCCCTCCGGTCAACCCACGATGGAGCTGCGCGGGACCTGCCTGCGCCGGGCCACCGAGCTCGGCGGCACGTCCTGGCACCTCTCGTTGAGCCACGACGGCGGCATCGCGACCGCGATCCTCATCCTCAGCTAG
- the glmS gene encoding glutamine--fructose-6-phosphate transaminase (isomerizing): MCGIVGYVGQKQAKDVVIEGLRLLEYRGYDSAGIALVHDNALATDKKAGKLANLEKAIAEAPLPSSTTGIGHTRWATHGAPNDVNAHPHAGPQRRVAVVHNGILENFARLRDELERAGHDLLSETDTEVAAHLLENEVRAGADLTTAMQNVCRRLEGAFTLVAVDAEDPSRVVAARRNSPLVVGLGDGENFIGSDVAAFIEHTREALELGQDQVVTITREGVEVTSFDGSPAEGRQYHVDWDLAAAEKDGYDWFMRKEIFEQPRAIADALLGRHDEAGLLQLDEVRISDDELRDIDKIVIIACGTSNYAAMVAKYAIEHWTRIPCEIELSHEFRYRDPILTRNTLVVAISQSGETADTLMAIRHAVKQKAKVLAICNTNGSTIPRESDAVIYTHAGPEIGVASTKGFLTQLIACYLLGLYLAQVRGTKFGDEIAAVVRELAQMEDRVQQVLDDAARTYALAERFRDAKSVLFLGRHAGFPVALEGALKLKELAYIHAEGFAAGELKHGPIALIEPGLPVFCVVPPRGRDQLHDKMISAIQEIRARGALTIVLAEGDDTEVTPYADVLIPLPTVPTLLQPLVATVPLQLFACELATLMGHDVDQPRNLAKSVTVE, translated from the coding sequence ATGTGCGGCATCGTTGGGTACGTCGGCCAGAAGCAGGCCAAGGACGTCGTGATCGAGGGACTCCGGCTCCTGGAGTACCGCGGTTACGACTCCGCGGGCATCGCTCTCGTGCACGACAACGCGCTGGCCACGGACAAGAAGGCCGGCAAGCTGGCCAACCTCGAGAAGGCCATCGCCGAGGCGCCGCTGCCGTCGTCCACGACCGGGATCGGCCACACCCGGTGGGCCACCCACGGCGCCCCGAACGACGTGAACGCGCACCCGCACGCCGGACCGCAGCGTCGCGTCGCGGTGGTGCACAACGGGATCCTGGAGAACTTCGCCCGGTTGCGCGACGAGCTCGAGCGCGCCGGCCACGACCTGCTCTCGGAGACCGACACCGAGGTCGCCGCGCACCTGCTCGAGAACGAGGTCCGCGCAGGTGCCGACCTGACCACGGCGATGCAGAACGTCTGCCGCCGGCTGGAGGGCGCCTTCACCCTGGTCGCCGTCGACGCCGAGGACCCGTCCCGCGTGGTCGCCGCGCGGCGGAACTCGCCGCTGGTCGTCGGGCTCGGCGACGGGGAGAACTTCATCGGGTCCGACGTCGCCGCCTTCATCGAGCACACCCGCGAGGCGCTCGAGCTCGGTCAGGACCAGGTGGTCACGATCACCCGGGAGGGCGTCGAGGTGACGTCGTTCGACGGCAGCCCCGCCGAAGGCCGCCAGTACCACGTGGACTGGGACCTGGCCGCCGCCGAGAAGGACGGCTACGACTGGTTCATGCGCAAGGAGATCTTCGAGCAGCCGCGCGCGATCGCCGACGCGCTGCTCGGACGTCACGACGAGGCCGGCCTGCTGCAGCTCGACGAGGTCCGGATCAGCGACGACGAGCTCCGCGACATCGACAAGATCGTCATCATCGCCTGCGGCACCTCGAACTACGCCGCGATGGTCGCCAAGTACGCGATCGAGCACTGGACCCGGATCCCGTGCGAGATCGAGCTGTCCCACGAGTTCCGCTACCGCGACCCGATCCTGACGCGGAACACGTTGGTCGTCGCGATCAGCCAGTCCGGTGAGACCGCCGACACCCTGATGGCGATCCGGCACGCGGTCAAGCAGAAGGCCAAGGTGCTCGCGATCTGCAATACCAACGGCTCGACGATCCCGCGCGAGTCCGACGCCGTGATCTACACCCACGCCGGCCCGGAGATCGGGGTCGCGTCGACCAAGGGCTTCCTGACCCAGCTGATCGCCTGCTACCTGCTCGGGCTCTACCTCGCCCAGGTCCGCGGTACGAAGTTCGGCGACGAGATCGCCGCGGTGGTCCGCGAGCTCGCGCAGATGGAGGACCGGGTCCAGCAGGTCCTCGACGACGCCGCGCGCACCTACGCGCTCGCCGAGCGGTTCCGTGACGCGAAGTCGGTGCTGTTCCTCGGTCGTCACGCCGGTTTCCCGGTCGCGCTCGAGGGGGCGCTGAAGCTCAAGGAGCTCGCCTACATCCATGCCGAGGGCTTCGCGGCCGGCGAGCTCAAGCACGGACCCATCGCCCTGATCGAGCCGGGCCTGCCCGTCTTCTGCGTCGTGCCGCCGCGTGGTCGTGACCAGCTCCACGACAAGATGATCAGCGCCATCCAGGAGATCCGTGCCCGTGGTGCCCTGACGATCGTGCTGGCCGAGGGCGACGACACCGAGGTGACGCCGTACGCCGACGTGCTGATCCCGCTGCCGACCGTGCCGACGCTGCTGCAGCCGCTGGTCGCGACCGTCCCGCTGCAGCTGTTCGCCTGCGAGCTGGCCACCCTGATGGGTCACGACGTCGACCAGCCGCGCAACCTGGCGAAGTCCGTCACGGTCGAGTGA
- the coaA gene encoding type I pantothenate kinase: MAGAGHINEATPYVELDRAAWAELGAHTDQPLSADEIDRVRGLGEQLDLDEVAEVYLPLSRLLSLYVESAGALHRSQEDFLDRPTPPRTPFVIGLAGSVAVGKSTTARVLQQMLAHWPVHPKVALVTTDGFLYPNAELERRGILHRKGFPESYDRKALLKFVIDIKSGRDEVEAPVYSHLVYDVTDEKVVIQRPDIVIVEGLNVLQPAQTRPDGRTGLAVSDFFDFTIYVDAATNDIKQWYTERFLRLRETAFRDPQSYFAKYAKLSHDESVVEAGRIWDEINGPNLSQNVAPSRSRATLVLRKGGDHSVRWVRLRKL; encoded by the coding sequence ATGGCAGGAGCCGGACACATCAACGAGGCGACACCGTACGTCGAGCTCGACCGCGCAGCCTGGGCCGAGCTGGGAGCACACACCGACCAGCCCCTGTCCGCGGACGAGATCGACCGGGTCCGCGGTCTCGGCGAGCAGCTCGACCTCGACGAGGTCGCCGAGGTGTACCTGCCGCTCTCCCGCCTGCTCAGCCTGTACGTCGAGTCCGCCGGCGCCCTGCACCGTTCCCAGGAGGACTTCCTGGACCGGCCCACGCCGCCGCGCACGCCCTTCGTGATCGGCCTGGCCGGGTCGGTCGCCGTGGGCAAGTCGACCACGGCGCGCGTCCTCCAGCAGATGCTGGCTCACTGGCCCGTGCACCCGAAGGTCGCGCTGGTCACCACCGACGGCTTCCTCTACCCGAACGCCGAGCTGGAGCGCCGCGGCATCCTGCACCGCAAGGGGTTCCCGGAGTCCTACGACCGCAAGGCGCTGCTCAAGTTCGTCATCGACATCAAGTCCGGGCGCGACGAGGTCGAGGCCCCGGTCTACTCCCACCTGGTCTACGACGTCACCGACGAGAAGGTCGTCATCCAGCGGCCCGACATCGTCATCGTCGAGGGACTCAACGTGCTGCAGCCCGCGCAGACCCGCCCTGACGGTCGGACCGGCCTCGCGGTCAGCGACTTCTTCGACTTCACCATCTACGTCGACGCCGCCACCAACGACATCAAGCAGTGGTACACCGAGCGGTTCCTGCGTCTGCGCGAGACGGCGTTCCGCGACCCGCAGTCCTACTTCGCCAAGTACGCGAAGCTCTCGCACGACGAGTCGGTCGTCGAGGCCGGTCGGATCTGGGACGAGATCAACGGACCGAACCTCTCCCAGAACGTGGCGCCCAGCCGCTCGCGCGCGACGCTGGTGCTGCGCAAGGGTGGCGACCACTCGGTGCGCTGGGTCCGGCTGCGGAAGCTCTGA
- a CDS encoding class I SAM-dependent methyltransferase, whose translation MIAEGHDVTGEARLADVLVGRGARILDAGSGMGRIGAALQAGGHDVTAVEKDPSLVAESRRRYPDLPVVQSDLLALADSLVEPGFDLVVLVGNVIVLLAPDTEQRLLVTLRDLLAPDGRILVGFHPNQAHTSARAYAFTDFAADVEASGLVVQHRFGTYELGEPSDDYVVAVLRRA comes from the coding sequence TTGATCGCCGAGGGTCACGACGTCACCGGCGAGGCCCGGCTGGCCGACGTGCTGGTCGGACGTGGCGCACGCATCCTGGACGCCGGCTCGGGCATGGGCCGTATCGGCGCCGCCCTGCAGGCCGGCGGGCACGACGTGACCGCCGTCGAGAAGGACCCGTCCCTCGTCGCCGAGAGTCGTCGGCGCTACCCCGACCTGCCCGTCGTGCAGTCCGACCTGCTCGCCCTGGCCGACAGCCTCGTCGAACCGGGCTTCGACCTGGTCGTCCTGGTCGGCAACGTGATCGTGCTGCTGGCTCCGGACACCGAGCAGCGTCTGCTGGTCACCCTGCGCGACCTGCTGGCACCTGACGGCCGGATCCTCGTCGGCTTCCACCCGAACCAGGCACACACCAGTGCGAGGGCCTACGCGTTCACCGACTTCGCCGCGGACGTCGAGGCCAGCGGTCTCGTCGTGCAGCACCGGTTCGGGACCTACGAGCTCGGAGAACCGAGCGACGACTACGTGGTCGCGGTCCTGCGGCGCGCGTGA